Proteins encoded in a region of the Mixophyes fleayi isolate aMixFle1 chromosome 5, aMixFle1.hap1, whole genome shotgun sequence genome:
- the C5H7orf78 gene encoding putative uncharacterized protein C7orf78 homolog has protein sequence MCANIKRLADSERCYFFERQVKFNANEKLTVERSENLVNRRPIPEYNIWRKKPPDFSVRLYKSLNLPRKSQEFHVEEKKNAAQYPKQRNGLEVIEDGPLPKLMDRKEPAKFLTRFKQIGPLEASIMCVKNGVYPKDKYNNQKPHDFRQYETGIPDFATSYIRDPFDLKFKSQRLSSLYEHAPLEVIQNREEIKRFTLHKPADPMWDSKLILPKSPWPPKSASYTRHRRRRGVYSAFMDRVEEKFTASNQEVSNILSVTERTS, from the exons ATGTGCGCCAACATCAAACGCCTGGCGGACAGTGAACGCTGCTATTTCTTTGAGAGACAAGTGAAATTTAATGCAAATGAAAAGCTGACAGTGGAAAGAAGTGAAAATTTGGTAAATCGAAGACCAATCCCCGAATACAATATCTGGAGAAAGAAGCCGCCAGACTTTAGCGTCAGGCTCTACAAGTCGCTGAATTTACCGCGGAAGTCACAAGAATTTCatgtggaagaaaagaaaaacgcAGCTCAGTATCCTAAGCAAAGAAATGGGCTGGAGGTGATAGAAGACGGCCCTCTCCCCAAACTGATGGATAGAAAGGAACCAGCCAAGTTTCTAACCAGATTTAAACAAATCGGACCGTtagaggccagtataatgtgcgTTAAAAATGGCGTCTACCCGAAAGATAAATACAACAACCAAAAGCCTCATGACTTTagacag TATGAGACTGGCATACCTGATTTTGCTACAAGTTACATCCGGGATCCGTTTGACCTTAAATTCAAATCGCAACGTTTGAGCTCTT TGTACGAGCATGCACCATTAGAAGTGATACAGAACAGAGAGGAGATAAAACGATTTACCTTACACAAGCCTGCTGACCCGATGTGGGATTCCAAACTTATTCTACCCAAGAGCCCCTGGCCACCGAAATCAGCATCGTATACG AGACACAGAAGACGGCGTGGTGTATATAGTGCATTCATGGATCGTGTTGAGGAAAAATTTACTGCAAGTAACCAAGAAGTGAGTAATATACTTTCTGTCACTGAAAGGACCTCAT aa
- the LOC142159539 gene encoding scinderin-like codes for MAQTRVSQGKEPPHLLAIFKDKPLIVYKDGTSRKGGQTPPRPIRLFQVRKNLGSITRIYEVDADASSLNANDAFVLKLQNNSAIMWIGKGANEEEIKGAEYLVKTLKFNGTKIAEGQEPDVFWTTLGGKKDYQTSPLLETALEDHPPKLFGCSNRTGRFLVEEVPGEFTQEDLAEDDVMMLDTWEQIFLWIGIDSNDVEKKESSVAAKRYLESDPSGRDKNIPVTTVRQGSEPPTFTGWFLAWDSKKWQK; via the exons ATGGCGCAA ACTCGTGTTTCCCAAGGAAAAGAACCACCCCATTTATTGGCTATATTCAAAGACAAGCCGCTTATTGTATACAAAGATGGCACATCAAGGAAGGGAGGTCAGACCCCTCCTCGTCCTATACGCTTGTTTCAAGTGCGAAAGAACTTAGGATCGATTACAAGGATCTATGAG GTTGATGCTGATGCCAGCTCACTCAATGCCAATGATGCTTTTGTTCTGAAACTTCAAAATAACTCTGCCATAATGTGGATCGGGAAAGGTGCAAATGAGGAAGAAATAAAGGGGGCCGAGTACTTGGTCAAAACTCTGAAATTTAACGGGACAAAAATAGCTGAAGGCCAGGAACCAG ATGTATTTTGGACAACTCTCGGGGGTAAAAAGGACTATCAGACTTCCCCTCTACTTGAAACTGCACTTGAAGATCATCCACCAAAACTGTTTGGATGTTCGAACAGAACCGGGCGGTTTCTG GTTGAAGAGGTACCGGGGGAATTTACACAGGAAGACCTGGCAGAGGATGATGTAATGATGCTGGATACCTGGGAACAG ATATTTTTGTGGATTGGAATTGATTCCAATGATGTTGAGAAGAAGGAATCATCAGTGGCag CCAAAAGATATCTTGAGAGTGACCCATCAGGAAGAGATAAGAATATCCCCGTTACCACCGTCAGACAAGGAAGCGAACCCCCAACATTCACCGGATGGTTCCTGGCTTGGGATTCCAAAAAATGGCAGAAATAA